The Cronobacter sakazakii genome has a window encoding:
- a CDS encoding PAAR domain-containing protein, protein MLPIIRKGDKTTHGGSVMTCSSTMIFGGIGVARKGDKVSCPIPGHGVTIIIEGNPDYLDNGIPVAFHGHKCACGCSLISSFIPAKVA, encoded by the coding sequence ATGCTACCCATCATTCGTAAAGGTGATAAAACCACCCACGGTGGATCGGTTATGACGTGTTCTTCAACCATGATATTCGGAGGAATTGGCGTTGCCAGAAAAGGCGATAAAGTCTCCTGCCCAATTCCTGGTCACGGAGTAACCATAATTATTGAAGGCAATCCTGATTATCTGGATAACGGTATTCCGGTTGCTTTTCACGGCCATAAATGTGCCTGCGGATGCAGTCTGATTAGCTCATTTATTCCTGCGAAGGTTGCCTGA
- a CDS encoding glycoside hydrolase family 73 protein — protein sequence MYFGIKAHGNPDYVEDYTHEVENGVRVRIVDKFQAYDSYETSINGRAEFFQKNPRYHFLFNSNDPIEWARGLQRAGYATDPNFANSLISVMRRQGLI from the coding sequence ATATATTTTGGAATAAAAGCACATGGAAATCCTGATTATGTTGAAGATTATACCCATGAAGTTGAAAATGGAGTAAGAGTTAGGATTGTTGATAAATTTCAAGCGTACGACTCTTATGAGACGAGTATTAATGGACGAGCGGAATTTTTCCAAAAAAATCCAAGATACCATTTTTTATTTAACAGTAACGACCCCATAGAATGGGCCAGAGGTTTGCAAAGAGCCGGATATGCAACTGATCCAAATTTTGCGAATTCATTAATTTCTGTCATGAGAAGGCAAGGGCTTATATAA
- a CDS encoding type VI secretion system Vgr family protein: MMSDAIMEKNGQKAAQLLGQSRYRVDIHGCNDFLDVLSFSAEEALSKPWYYDIALTCENPDIACDTLLLKPGSFTFQTPLFTGAPATGVRSVYGVVQSFRRVSTSADETHYTLRLVPRIALMHHTRHSEIYLNQSVIEVVENVLREHELEGADFEFRLLREYPERELITQWRETDLEFVQRLLAEVGIFWRFEMDSRLGQDVVIFMDSPEQYQFGVTLPLRHPSGMSDSGQESVWDLRTAYQVVSGSVATRDYNYREALTPQDSTQSVSSTDGITTGEVYHYAEPFLTEGDPNSPETGAYYARLRHERLLNEQSLMTGRSTSLHLLPGQMLEVDGSVPEALTAGIVITHIRCRGSRRASFLLDFEGIPYSETVCFRPPLRRRPVISGTLPARVESTQKGDIYAWLDETGRYRVKLDVDRTGREQGYAYLWLRLAKPYAGDNYGWHAPLLDGTEVSVAFDSGDPDRPYIAHAQHDSAHPDHVTRDNHTRNVLRTPANNKLRMEDQRRQEHIKLATEYGKTQLNLGHLVDAQRQARGTGFELRTDEYGAVRAAKGIYLSAHEQLKAQGPVLAMTETLSQINQANSEMQALNNAAKVAEALTCDIGTQLNLVQDRLAQLHSAVVLASAPQGVALSSGEHLQLTSTKNTMINAGQHLDVGAMKNLSVTVEKALGLFVHKDGAKVVANQGEVEIQAQHNTMSLFARDRFTITSNEDEIVISTPETLTLNGGGSYLKLSKSGIEHGSQGDMLMKVATYLVTGTGATLPHEAPESSMKDITQENTMSSKAFND, from the coding sequence ATGATGAGTGACGCTATCATGGAAAAAAACGGCCAAAAGGCGGCGCAGCTTCTGGGCCAGTCGCGGTATCGGGTTGATATTCATGGCTGTAATGATTTTCTTGATGTGTTGAGCTTCAGCGCTGAAGAGGCACTCAGCAAGCCCTGGTACTACGACATTGCGCTTACATGTGAAAACCCGGATATCGCCTGCGACACGCTGTTGCTCAAACCTGGTTCATTTACCTTTCAGACACCCCTTTTTACCGGCGCGCCCGCTACAGGGGTGCGCAGTGTCTATGGTGTCGTGCAGTCGTTCCGGCGTGTTTCGACTTCAGCAGACGAAACGCATTACACGCTGCGGCTGGTGCCGCGAATCGCCCTGATGCACCACACCCGGCACAGTGAAATCTACCTTAATCAGTCGGTGATTGAGGTGGTGGAAAACGTGCTGCGCGAGCATGAGCTGGAAGGCGCTGATTTCGAATTTCGGCTGTTGCGCGAATACCCTGAGCGTGAACTGATCACCCAGTGGCGAGAAACCGATCTGGAGTTCGTTCAGCGCCTGCTGGCAGAAGTGGGTATTTTCTGGCGTTTCGAAATGGACAGCCGTCTGGGTCAGGATGTCGTGATCTTTATGGATTCGCCAGAACAGTACCAGTTTGGCGTGACGCTGCCGCTGCGCCATCCGTCAGGCATGAGCGACAGCGGGCAGGAAAGCGTCTGGGATCTACGGACCGCGTATCAGGTGGTGAGCGGCAGCGTTGCCACCCGCGACTATAACTACCGCGAGGCGCTGACGCCACAGGACAGCACGCAGTCCGTCAGCAGCACGGACGGCATCACCACGGGTGAGGTGTATCACTATGCCGAACCTTTTCTGACCGAAGGCGACCCCAACAGCCCGGAGACCGGCGCGTATTACGCCAGGCTTCGCCACGAGCGTCTCCTCAACGAACAGTCGCTGATGACCGGGCGCAGCACCAGTCTGCATCTGTTACCCGGTCAGATGCTGGAGGTGGACGGCAGCGTGCCAGAGGCGCTGACCGCAGGCATCGTCATTACCCATATCCGCTGCCGCGGTTCGCGCCGTGCCAGTTTTCTGCTGGATTTTGAGGGCATTCCCTACAGCGAAACGGTCTGTTTTCGCCCGCCGCTGCGCAGGCGGCCGGTGATTTCGGGCACGCTGCCCGCCCGTGTCGAGAGCACGCAGAAGGGGGATATCTACGCCTGGCTGGATGAGACCGGGCGTTACCGGGTGAAGCTGGATGTTGACCGTACCGGGCGCGAGCAGGGCTACGCGTACCTGTGGCTGCGGCTGGCAAAACCCTACGCGGGCGATAATTACGGCTGGCACGCGCCGCTGCTGGACGGTACGGAAGTATCGGTGGCGTTCGACAGCGGCGACCCGGACCGTCCGTACATCGCCCACGCGCAGCATGACTCGGCACACCCGGACCACGTGACGCGCGACAACCACACCCGCAACGTGCTGCGCACGCCCGCGAACAACAAATTACGGATGGAAGACCAGCGGCGGCAGGAGCACATCAAGCTCGCCACGGAGTACGGCAAAACGCAGCTGAACCTGGGGCATCTGGTGGACGCGCAGCGGCAGGCGCGCGGTACGGGTTTTGAGCTGCGTACGGATGAGTACGGCGCGGTGCGGGCGGCGAAGGGGATATACCTGTCGGCGCATGAGCAACTGAAGGCGCAGGGCCCGGTGCTGGCGATGACAGAGACGCTGAGCCAGATAAATCAGGCGAACAGTGAGATGCAGGCGCTGAACAACGCGGCGAAGGTGGCAGAGGCGCTGACCTGCGATATCGGCACGCAGCTGAACCTGGTGCAGGACCGGCTGGCCCAGCTGCACTCGGCAGTGGTGCTGGCGAGCGCGCCACAGGGCGTGGCGCTCAGCTCCGGGGAACATCTGCAGCTGACCAGCACAAAAAACACGATGATAAACGCCGGTCAGCATCTGGATGTGGGGGCGATGAAAAACCTGTCGGTGACGGTGGAGAAGGCGCTGGGGCTGTTTGTGCATAAGGACGGCGCGAAGGTGGTGGCAAACCAGGGTGAGGTGGAGATACAGGCGCAGCACAACACGATGTCACTGTTCGCGCGTGACCGTTTCACCATCACAAGTAATGAGGATGAAATTGTCATCAGCACGCCGGAGACGCTGACGCTGAACGGCGGCGGGTCGTACCTGAAGCTGAGCAAAAGCGGCATTGAGCACGGCTCGCAGGGTGACATGCTGATGAAGGTGGCGACGTATCTGGTGACGGGGACGGGGGCAACGCTTCCCCATGAAGCGCCTGAATCCAGCATGAAAGATATTACTCAGGAAAACACCATGAGCAGCAAAGCTTTTAACGACTGA
- a CDS encoding Hcp family type VI secretion system effector → MAIPVYLWLKDDGGADIKGSVDVKDREGSIEVVAQEHSLYIPTDNNTGKLTGTRIHTPFLFTKEIDASSPYLYKAVTTGQTLKSAEFKWYRINDAGQEVEYFNTKLENVKLVKVAPLMHDIKEPSKEKHNHLERIELRYEKITWTYKDGNIIHSDSWNERTTA, encoded by the coding sequence ATGGCAATTCCTGTTTATCTCTGGCTGAAGGACGACGGTGGCGCGGACATCAAGGGTTCCGTTGATGTGAAGGACCGCGAGGGCAGCATCGAGGTGGTGGCGCAGGAGCACTCGCTGTACATCCCGACCGACAACAACACCGGCAAGCTGACCGGCACCCGTATCCACACGCCGTTCCTGTTCACCAAGGAAATCGACGCCTCCAGCCCGTATCTGTACAAGGCGGTGACCACCGGCCAGACCCTGAAGTCGGCGGAGTTTAAATGGTACCGCATCAACGACGCGGGCCAGGAGGTGGAGTATTTCAACACGAAGCTTGAGAACGTGAAGCTGGTGAAAGTGGCACCGCTGATGCACGACATCAAGGAGCCCTCGAAGGAGAAGCACAACCATCTTGAGCGCATTGAGCTGCGCTACGAAAAAATCACCTGGACCTACAAGGACGGCAACATCATCCATTCCGATTCGTGGAACGAACGTACCACTGCCTGA
- a CDS encoding OmpA family protein, whose amino-acid sequence MRKPLILSMLPPLLICLAALLWLLWCFIPLSVAIKGLLSLLLVAAASRIMWVARPRDIPSSQASPVINSLPDSLLGPLVLVCGDGLEQLFSTQPIRHTAQGCWLRVDNVSELQTVVRMLQAHQPALVGQLAVMYCCLADKHQDEAVLRAGLKTVRQAIRQVTLLTGFPLPVLLNCRLSGPETPWTIVRGDKPFVCPENAPQASLDEWLQTENRLMAFPVLKEAFAFIRQVVINELSKADRVFPPVLPFAVAFRIGAMDSDSQALWSKWLYQRTCLQLSVSEGSAVPASLFADPLLALLTPYTAPMPGGKTGRRATALLLCCALAALAFSVANNQRLIQQIGGDLARWHAIPMGHTAPKAQSLSVLKRDALLLERWQRQGEPQRYGLGLYTGQRLWLALQQAIDGYVPPSAPTSPAPQTIRLDALSLFGTGQWRLKSGSTKVLVNALVGIKARPGWLIVVAGHTDDVGDERANQQLSLKRAEAVRNWMRDTGDVPESCFAVQGYGESRPAVPNTTAEGRALNRRVEISLVPQADACRLPDIPLPPSQDESGTQP is encoded by the coding sequence ATGCGCAAGCCGCTCATTCTCTCCATGCTCCCGCCTTTACTGATTTGCCTTGCGGCATTGCTGTGGCTGCTGTGGTGTTTCATTCCGCTGTCGGTTGCCATTAAAGGACTACTAAGTCTGCTGCTGGTGGCTGCTGCCAGTCGGATTATGTGGGTGGCACGCCCGCGTGATATTCCCTCATCGCAAGCTTCCCCGGTCATTAACTCACTTCCTGATTCCCTGTTGGGACCGCTTGTACTGGTGTGCGGGGATGGACTAGAGCAGCTGTTTTCTACCCAGCCGATTCGCCATACCGCACAAGGCTGCTGGCTGCGTGTCGACAATGTCAGCGAACTACAAACGGTGGTTCGCATGTTGCAGGCTCACCAACCCGCGCTGGTGGGGCAACTGGCGGTGATGTATTGCTGCCTTGCGGATAAGCATCAAGATGAGGCTGTTTTACGCGCCGGGCTTAAAACGGTACGCCAGGCAATCCGGCAAGTCACTTTGCTGACTGGTTTTCCGCTACCGGTACTGCTTAATTGCCGTCTCTCCGGCCCTGAAACGCCCTGGACTATCGTGCGCGGCGATAAGCCTTTTGTTTGTCCTGAAAACGCGCCGCAGGCATCGCTTGATGAATGGCTGCAGACAGAAAATCGTCTTATGGCGTTTCCAGTGCTCAAAGAAGCTTTTGCTTTTATCAGGCAGGTTGTCATCAATGAACTAAGCAAAGCTGACCGCGTTTTTCCTCCTGTACTCCCTTTTGCGGTGGCGTTCCGTATAGGTGCTATGGATTCGGATAGCCAGGCACTATGGTCAAAATGGCTATATCAACGTACCTGTTTGCAGCTCTCTGTCAGCGAAGGCAGCGCAGTGCCTGCCTCTTTATTTGCCGATCCGCTGCTGGCACTTCTTACGCCCTACACGGCGCCGATGCCAGGCGGGAAAACGGGCCGTCGCGCTACCGCGCTTCTTTTGTGCTGCGCCCTGGCCGCCCTGGCCTTTTCTGTTGCCAACAATCAACGGCTGATTCAGCAAATCGGCGGCGATCTGGCGCGCTGGCACGCGATCCCTATGGGCCACACTGCGCCTAAAGCGCAATCGCTGAGCGTACTTAAACGTGACGCTTTGCTTCTTGAGCGCTGGCAGCGCCAGGGAGAACCTCAGCGTTACGGACTGGGCCTGTACACCGGGCAGCGGCTTTGGCTGGCGTTACAGCAGGCGATTGATGGTTATGTTCCTCCTTCTGCACCAACCAGCCCAGCGCCACAGACGATCCGCCTGGACGCGCTTTCGCTGTTCGGTACCGGTCAGTGGCGGCTGAAATCCGGCTCCACGAAAGTGCTGGTGAACGCGCTGGTGGGCATTAAGGCCAGGCCGGGCTGGCTGATTGTGGTCGCCGGGCATACCGACGATGTGGGCGACGAACGCGCTAACCAGCAGTTGTCGCTTAAGCGCGCCGAAGCGGTGCGCAACTGGATGCGCGACACCGGCGATGTGCCGGAGAGCTGCTTTGCGGTGCAGGGCTACGGCGAAAGCCGCCCGGCGGTGCCCAACACCACGGCAGAAGGGCGGGCGCTGAACCGTCGCGTTGAAATCAGTCTGGTGCCGCAGGCGGACGCCTGCCGGCTGCCGGACATTCCCCTGCCGCCCTCACAGGATGAGAGCGGTACTCAACCTTAA
- the tssL gene encoding type VI secretion system protein TssL, short form, which translates to MREEIDIDQLMADTWLTVTMLRYGASVPDGKSLYKTCCAQVESVREALKQAGYDDASIEHISYAQCALLDETVMSRKPALREDGELVITDEGQREWRMAPLQAKYFGSLRAGEALWDRIAEVLRQPAPLQAVLTCYHRVLSLGFQGLYGVKTVSQTQREETLNALSARVPPVKSDISLVVRETKKRRYNLLRSVGFWILVSVIITVIAWWCGHLWLQALLSAELPELH; encoded by the coding sequence ATGAGAGAAGAAATCGACATTGATCAATTGATGGCCGATACGTGGCTAACAGTCACGATGTTGCGCTATGGCGCTTCTGTCCCTGATGGAAAATCGCTGTACAAGACCTGCTGCGCCCAGGTGGAAAGCGTACGCGAAGCGCTTAAACAGGCGGGCTATGACGATGCCAGCATAGAACACATTTCATATGCTCAGTGCGCGCTACTGGATGAAACGGTGATGAGCCGCAAACCAGCGCTGAGGGAGGACGGGGAACTGGTGATAACCGATGAAGGCCAGCGAGAATGGCGAATGGCCCCCCTGCAAGCTAAATACTTTGGATCCTTACGTGCAGGCGAGGCGCTCTGGGATCGCATTGCAGAAGTATTACGCCAGCCCGCGCCATTACAGGCCGTCTTAACCTGCTACCACCGTGTTCTTTCGCTGGGTTTTCAGGGGCTTTACGGTGTGAAAACCGTCAGCCAAACTCAGCGAGAGGAAACGTTAAATGCCCTGAGTGCGCGGGTGCCGCCGGTGAAGAGCGATATTTCTCTGGTTGTTCGCGAAACAAAAAAACGGCGTTATAACCTGCTGCGTTCTGTCGGATTCTGGATCCTGGTTTCGGTCATCATCACCGTTATCGCCTGGTGGTGCGGGCATCTCTGGCTTCAGGCGCTCCTGTCTGCTGAACTTCCGGAGCTGCATTGA
- the tssK gene encoding type VI secretion system baseplate subunit TssK, with translation MKIFRPLWNEGALLSPQQFQQQSAWEAFTNAGVLGLSSPFPWGVERVELDDELLASGRIQVRALRLWLPDGTLVDTLNSDLPPQPRELNPHELAGQDSITLLLALPLMQPGIINVQKASFVSERPLRYREEWVSLPDAFGPEEESVAVAHFNLSLRFGHESNESWQTCPVSRLVRDGQGGWRQDASFIPPMALFSASAMLQERLVLLNRQLRSRRQRLMSMRRESNERLADFAVADVSLFWLLNALNSHARVLSEYERFPARHPEQVWAELARLAGSMLTFSLEHDLDIIPGYDHAEPEHTFPRLFDLITELLEASLPSRVIALPMTRMDELTWKTSLHDMRLREEADFYLSVRSDIPAWQIAERFPELCKAGSPDEVNAVSINALNGIPLIPVMRMPAALPVRLENHYFALDMESAAARDMLEQGVCMFYVPSLLGALEIELFAVLRS, from the coding sequence ATGAAGATATTTCGACCACTGTGGAACGAGGGGGCGCTGCTGTCCCCTCAGCAATTTCAGCAACAGTCTGCCTGGGAGGCGTTCACCAATGCCGGGGTGTTGGGGCTGTCATCACCGTTTCCGTGGGGCGTAGAGCGCGTTGAACTGGATGACGAGCTGCTTGCTTCCGGACGTATTCAGGTGCGCGCTCTGCGTTTATGGCTCCCCGATGGCACGCTGGTAGATACGCTGAACAGCGACCTTCCGCCGCAACCCCGCGAACTCAACCCGCATGAGCTGGCAGGGCAAGATAGCATTACTTTACTGCTGGCTCTGCCACTGATGCAGCCCGGCATTATAAACGTGCAGAAAGCCTCTTTCGTCTCTGAGCGTCCGTTACGCTACCGCGAGGAGTGGGTTTCACTGCCCGATGCATTTGGACCCGAAGAAGAGTCTGTTGCCGTGGCGCACTTTAATCTCTCTTTACGCTTTGGGCATGAAAGTAATGAATCCTGGCAAACCTGTCCTGTCAGTCGACTGGTTCGTGACGGGCAAGGCGGCTGGCGACAGGACGCGAGTTTTATTCCTCCAATGGCGTTATTTTCCGCAAGCGCGATGTTACAGGAGCGTCTGGTGTTGCTGAATCGCCAGTTGCGCTCCCGCCGCCAGCGATTAATGTCTATGCGTCGTGAAAGCAACGAGCGGCTTGCTGATTTTGCTGTCGCGGATGTGTCGTTGTTCTGGTTGCTTAATGCCCTCAATTCCCATGCGCGCGTGCTGAGCGAATATGAACGCTTTCCGGCTCGTCATCCTGAACAGGTCTGGGCTGAACTGGCACGGCTCGCAGGCAGCATGCTGACGTTTTCACTCGAACACGATCTGGACATTATTCCCGGATACGACCACGCCGAGCCGGAGCACACTTTTCCCCGTTTATTTGATCTGATAACCGAATTGCTGGAAGCGAGCCTGCCGTCACGGGTTATCGCGCTGCCAATGACACGGATGGATGAACTGACCTGGAAAACCTCGCTGCATGACATGCGCTTGCGGGAAGAGGCTGATTTCTATCTTTCTGTACGATCTGATATCCCTGCCTGGCAAATTGCCGAACGTTTTCCTGAACTCTGTAAAGCCGGCTCCCCGGATGAAGTAAACGCAGTTTCCATCAACGCGCTGAATGGCATACCGCTGATTCCGGTGATGCGCATGCCTGCTGCGCTGCCGGTGCGCCTGGAAAATCACTATTTTGCGCTGGATATGGAAAGCGCGGCCGCGCGCGACATGCTGGAGCAGGGCGTATGCATGTTTTATGTACCGTCTCTGCTGGGCGCGCTTGAAATTGAACTGTTTGCGGTGCTGCGCTCATGA
- the tssC gene encoding type VI secretion system contractile sheath large subunit: MLMSVQNTPTAAGATQVPETTGGVYASLFEKINLHPVDALDDIDAWQDSQRLADASADERVTAAVRVFLERLKQSGQQVEKLDKTLLDHHIAELDRQISRQLDTVMHHPEFQQVESLWRGLKHLVNRTDYRQNVRTEILDIAKEDLRQDFEDAPEIIQSGLYWHTYTAEYDTPGGEPVGAVISSYEFDASAQDMALLRNISKVSAAAHMPFIGAVGPKFFLKDSMEEVAAIKDIGNYFDRAEYIKWKSFRDTDDARYIGLTLPRVLGRLPYGPDTVPVRSFNYVEEVKGPDHEKYLWTSASFAFAANMVKSFINNGWCVQIRGPQAGGAVQDLPIHLYDLGTGNQVKIPSEVMIPETREFEFANLGFIPLSYYKNRDYACFFSANSAQKPALYDTPDATANSRINARLPYIFLLSRIAHYLKLIQRENIGTTKDRRLLELELNNWVRGLVTEMTDPGDELQASHPLRDAKVVVEDIEDNPGFFRVRLYAVPHFQVEGMDVSLSLVSQMPKAKA; encoded by the coding sequence ATGCTGATGTCTGTTCAGAACACCCCCACTGCTGCCGGCGCCACGCAGGTACCGGAAACCACCGGCGGCGTTTACGCCTCGCTGTTTGAAAAAATTAACCTTCACCCGGTCGACGCGCTTGATGATATCGACGCCTGGCAGGACAGCCAGCGCCTGGCGGACGCCTCTGCCGATGAGCGCGTGACCGCCGCGGTCCGGGTTTTCCTGGAGCGCCTGAAACAGTCCGGCCAGCAGGTTGAAAAGCTCGACAAAACGCTGCTTGACCACCATATCGCTGAGCTGGACCGGCAAATCAGCCGCCAGCTGGATACGGTCATGCACCATCCGGAGTTTCAGCAGGTGGAATCGCTGTGGCGCGGCCTGAAGCATCTGGTGAACCGCACCGACTACCGCCAGAACGTGCGCACGGAAATTCTCGATATCGCCAAAGAGGATTTGCGCCAGGACTTCGAGGACGCGCCGGAAATCATCCAGAGCGGCCTCTACTGGCACACCTACACGGCGGAATATGACACGCCCGGCGGTGAGCCGGTGGGCGCGGTGATTTCCTCGTATGAGTTTGACGCCAGTGCGCAGGATATGGCGCTGCTGCGTAACATCTCTAAAGTCTCCGCCGCGGCGCACATGCCGTTTATCGGTGCCGTCGGCCCGAAATTCTTCCTCAAAGATTCCATGGAAGAGGTGGCGGCGATTAAGGACATCGGCAACTACTTTGACCGCGCCGAATACATCAAGTGGAAATCCTTCCGCGACACCGACGATGCCCGCTATATCGGCCTGACCCTGCCGCGCGTGCTGGGCCGCCTGCCGTACGGCCCGGACACCGTGCCGGTGCGCAGCTTTAACTATGTGGAAGAGGTGAAAGGGCCGGACCACGAAAAATACCTGTGGACCAGCGCGTCGTTTGCCTTCGCGGCCAATATGGTGAAGAGCTTCATTAATAACGGCTGGTGCGTGCAGATCCGCGGCCCGCAGGCGGGCGGTGCGGTGCAGGACCTGCCGATTCATCTCTATGACCTCGGCACCGGCAATCAGGTGAAAATCCCGTCGGAAGTGATGATCCCGGAGACGCGTGAATTTGAGTTCGCGAACCTCGGTTTTATCCCGCTCTCCTACTACAAAAACCGCGACTACGCCTGCTTCTTCTCGGCGAACTCGGCGCAGAAACCGGCGCTGTACGACACGCCGGACGCGACGGCCAACAGCCGCATCAACGCGCGCCTGCCGTATATCTTCCTGCTGTCACGCATCGCGCACTACCTGAAGCTGATTCAGCGCGAGAACATCGGCACGACCAAAGACCGCCGTCTGCTGGAGCTGGAGCTGAACAACTGGGTGCGCGGTCTGGTGACGGAGATGACTGACCCGGGCGACGAGCTGCAGGCGTCACACCCGCTGCGTGATGCGAAAGTGGTGGTGGAAGATATCGAAGACAACCCGGGCTTTTTCCGCGTCAGGTTGTACGCCGTGCCGCATTTCCAGGTGGAAGGCATGGACGTCAGCCTGTCGCTGGTGTCGCAGATGCCGAAAGCGAAGGCGTGA
- the tssB gene encoding type VI secretion system contractile sheath small subunit encodes MSGSFQEEIPKARINLKLNLHTGGAQKKVELPLKLLVTGDFSHGQEHRPLSERKKIDINKNNFDSVLSEFSPALNLAVENTLAGDGREENVRLTFRQMKDFEPEQVARQIPQLKAMLAMRNLLRDLKSNLLDNATFRRELETILKDPALSDGLRAELASLAPKHA; translated from the coding sequence ATGTCTGGTTCATTTCAGGAAGAAATTCCTAAAGCCCGTATTAATCTGAAGTTAAATCTGCACACCGGCGGCGCGCAGAAAAAAGTTGAGCTGCCGCTGAAATTACTGGTCACCGGCGATTTCAGTCACGGCCAGGAGCACCGGCCGCTGTCTGAGCGCAAAAAAATCGACATAAACAAAAATAATTTCGACAGCGTGCTTTCGGAATTTTCACCGGCGCTGAATCTCGCCGTGGAAAATACCCTGGCCGGTGACGGGCGCGAAGAAAACGTGCGCCTGACCTTCCGCCAGATGAAAGATTTCGAGCCGGAGCAGGTGGCGCGGCAAATTCCCCAGCTGAAAGCCATGCTCGCGATGCGCAATTTACTGCGCGACCTGAAATCCAATCTCCTTGATAACGCCACCTTCCGCAGGGAGCTGGAAACCATCCTGAAGGATCCGGCGCTGAGCGATGGCTTACGCGCGGAACTGGCGTCGCTGGCCCCGAAACACGCCTGA
- a CDS encoding AAA family ATPase: MISTTRKIVITGGPGAGKSTLLASLARAGLNTSPETGRAIIQEQVSAGGVALPWLDREAFAAMMLNREKQAWYAADAMNDVVFFDRGIPDIIGYLNLCELPVPQTLHDAALRLRYDATVFIAPPWKAIFTQDAERRQTFEEAVRTWEAMKQVYTRYGYELAEIPFATPQARADWIRAQSALIPPCQ; this comes from the coding sequence ATGATTTCAACAACCCGTAAAATCGTCATCACCGGCGGGCCCGGCGCAGGCAAAAGTACGCTACTGGCGAGCCTTGCCCGCGCGGGATTGAACACGTCGCCAGAAACCGGCAGAGCAATTATTCAGGAACAGGTAAGCGCGGGCGGCGTTGCGCTGCCGTGGCTCGACAGAGAAGCATTCGCGGCGATGATGCTCAACCGGGAAAAGCAGGCATGGTATGCAGCCGACGCGATGAATGATGTGGTGTTCTTCGACCGGGGCATTCCGGATATCATTGGTTACCTGAATCTGTGTGAGTTGCCTGTACCACAAACGCTTCACGACGCCGCACTTCGATTGCGCTACGACGCCACCGTTTTCATCGCGCCGCCCTGGAAAGCTATCTTCACGCAGGACGCCGAACGCAGGCAAACATTTGAAGAAGCGGTACGCACCTGGGAAGCAATGAAGCAAGTCTACACGCGCTACGGCTATGAACTGGCTGAAATTCCTTTCGCCACGCCGCAGGCACGAGCCGACTGGATACGGGCACAAAGCGCGTTAATCCCGCCATGCCAGTGA